The following proteins are co-located in the Perognathus longimembris pacificus isolate PPM17 chromosome 25, ASM2315922v1, whole genome shotgun sequence genome:
- the Hspa4 gene encoding heat shock 70 kDa protein 4 yields the protein MSVVGIDLGFQSCYVAVARAGGIETIANEYSDRCTPACISFGPKNRSIGAAAKSQVISNAKNTVQGFKRFHGRAFSDPFVEAEKSNLAYDIVQLSTGLTGIKVTYMEEERSFTTEQVTAMLLSKLKETAESVLKKPVVDCVVSVPCFYTDAERRSVMDATQIAGLNCLRLMNETTAVALAYGIYKQDLPALEEKPRNVVFVDMGHSAYQVSICAFNRGKLKVLATAFDTTLGGRKFDEVLVNHFCEEFGKKYKLDIKSKIRALLRLSQECEKLKKLMSANASDLPLSIECFMNDVDVSGTMNRGKFLEMCDDLLARVEPPLRSVLEQSKLRKEDIYAVEIVGGATRIPAVKEKISKFFGKELSTTLNADEAVTRGCALQCAILSPAFKVREFSITDVVAYPISLRWNSPAEEGSSDCEVFPKNHAAPFSKVLTFYRKEPFTLEAYYSSPQDLPYPDPAIAQFSVQKVTPQSDGSSSKVKVKVRVNVHGIFSVSSASLVEVHKSEENEEPMETDQNAKEEEKMQVDQEEPHVEEQQQQTPAENKAESEEMETSQAGSKDKKTDQPPQAKKAKVKTSTVDLPIENQLLWQIDREMLNLYIENEGKMIMQDKLEKERNDAKNAVEEYVYEMRDKLSGEYEKFVSEDDRNSFTLKLEDTENWLYEDGEDQPKQVYVDKLTELKNLGQPIKTRFQESEERPKLFEELGKQIQQYMKIISSFKNKEDQYDHLDAADVAKVEKSTNEAMEWMNTRLNLQNKQSLTVDPVVKTKEIEAKIKELTSICSPIVSKPKPKVEPPKEEQKSAEQNGPVDGQGDNPGPRAAEQGADSAVPSDTDKKLPEMDID from the exons ATGTCGGTGGTGGGCATAGACCTGGGTTTCCAGAGTTGCTACGTTGCCGTGGCCCGTGCCGGAGGCATCGAGACGATTGCTAATGAATATAGCGACCGCTGCACGCC GGCTTGCATTTCTTTTGGTCCTAAGAATCGGTCTATTGGAGCAGCAGCTAAGAGCCAG GTAATTTCCAATGCAAAGAACACAGTCCAAGGATTTAAAAGATTCCATGGGCGAGCATTCTCTGATCCGTTTGTGGAGGCAGAAAAATCAAACCTTGCATATGATATTGTGCAATTGTCTACTGGATTAACTGGTATAAAG GTGACTTATATGGAAGAAGAGCGGAGTTTTACCACTGAGCAAGTGACTGCCATGCTTTTGTCCAAACTGAAGGAGACAGCAGAAAGTGTTCTTAAGAAGCCTGTTGTGGATTGTGTTGTTTCA GTTCCTTGTTTCTATACTGATGCAGAAAGACGATCAGTGATGGATGCAACACAGATTGCTGGTCTCAATTGTCTGCGGTTAATGAATGAAACTACTGCAG TTGCTCTCGCATATGGAATCTATAAGcaagatcttcctgccttggAAGAGAAACCAAGAAATGTAGTTTTTGTAGACATGGGACATTCTGCTTACCAAGTTTCCATATGTGCGTTTAATAGAGGAAAGCTGAAA GTGTTGGCCACAGCATTTGACACAACACTGGGAGGCAGAAAATTTGATGAGGTGCTAGTAAATCATTTCTGTGAAGAATTTGGGAAGAAGTATAAGCTCGATATAAAGTCTAAAATCCGTGCATTATTACGACTGTCTCAAGAGTGTGAGAAACTCAAGAAACTGATGAGTGCAAATGCTTCTGACCTCCCTTTAAGCATTGAATGTTTTATGAATGATGTTGATGTATCTGGAACGATGAATAG AGGCAAATTTCTGGAGATGTGTGATGATCTCTTAGCGCGAGTGGAGCCACCACTTCGCAGTGTCTTAGAACAATCCA AGTTAAGGAAAGAAGATATTTATGCAGTAGAGATTGTTGGTGGTGCCACACGAATCCCCGCGGTGAAAGAGAAGATCAGCAAATTTTTTGGTAAAGAGCTTAGTACAACATTAAATGCTGACGAAGCTGTCACTCGTGGCTGTGCATTGCAG TGTGCAATCTTATCGCCTGCTTTCAAAGTCAGAGAATTTTCTATCACTGATGTGGTAGCATATCCAATATCACTGAGATGGAATTCTCCAGCTGAAGAAGGATCAAG tGATTGTGAAGTCTTCCCCAAAAATCATGCTGCTCCTTTCTCTAAAGTCCTCACATTTTATAGAAAGGAACCTTTCACTCTCGAGGCATATTATAGCTCTCCTCAGGATTTGCCCTATCCAGATCCTGCTATAG CTCAGTTTTCAGTGCAGAAAGTCACTCCTCAGTCTGATGGCTCCAGTTCAAAAGTGAAAGTCAAGGTCCGAGTAAATGTCCATGGCATTTTCAGTGTGTCCAGTGCATCCCTAGTGGAGGTGCACAAGTCTGAGGAAAATGAGGAACCCATGGAAACTGATCAAAATGCAAAGGAGGAAGAG AAGATGCAAGTGGACCAAGAGGAGCCACATGTGGAAGAACAACAGCAGCAGACACCAGCAGAAAATAAGGCAGAGTCTGAAGAAATGGAG actTCTCAAGCTggatcaaaagacaaaaagacgGACCAACCACCTCAAGCCAAGAAGGCAAAAGTGAAGACCAGTACTGTGGACCTGCCAATTGAGAATCAGCTATTATGGCAGATAGACCGAGAGATGCTCAACTTGTACATTGAGAATGAG GGAAAGATGATCATGCAGGACAAACTGGAGAAGGAGCGTAATGATGCTAAGAACGCCGTAGAAGAGTATGTGTATGAAATGAGAGACAAGCTTAGTGGTGAATACGAGAAGTTTGTGAGTGAAGAT GATCGTAACAGTTTTACCTTGAAATTAGAAGATACTGAAAATTGGTTGTATGAAGATGGAGAAGACCAGCCAAAGCAAGTTTATGTAGATAAATTGACAGAGTTAAAA AATTTAGGCCAACCCATTAAGACACGGTTCCAGGAATCTGAAGAAAGACCAAAATTATTTGAAGAACTAGGCAAACAGATCCAAcagtatatgaaaataatcagctCTTTCAAAAACAAG GAGGACCAGTATGACCATTTGGATGCTGCTGACGTAGCGAAGGTAGAGAAAAGCACTAATGAGGCAATGGAGTGGATGAACACCAGGCTGAATCTACAAAACAAGCAGAGTCTGACTGTGGATCCTGTTGTGAAGACAAAGGAGATTGAAGCTAAAATTAAG GAGCTGACAAGTATTTGTAGTCCTATAGTttcaaaacccaaacccaaagtgGAGCCTCCAAAAGAGGAGCAGAAAAGTGCTGAACAGAATGGACCAGTGGACGGCCAAGGAGACAACCCAGGCCCGCGGGCCGCCGAGCAGGGTGCAGACTCGGCCGTGCCTTCCGACACAGACAAGAAGCTTCCCGAGATGgacattgattga